A window from Streptomyces subrutilus encodes these proteins:
- the cdgB gene encoding diguanylate cyclase CdgB, with product METESEPYVRLATLRQLHRVVADLNTARSLADTLQTVVDGIVVGLGYELACVNLVRPDGDLVVAAFAGDPAAEALITGRVGSRPSWDRRLTMGEDWDGLRFIPHTEGWVLMEDDVPQWHTEGPEPRFRDEWHPEDRLYAPMYASGGELLGVISVDRPRNGRRPGAWGREALQMYAFQAAIAISNARLRANMQRALVRLEREQQALRASEESFRQAFEYAPSGMAIAEMGGDQHGRLLRTNDALCRLLGRPASVLRRYSFSDLVHPEDIGTLLRTSAEGGRAELRLGRRDGTYVWVSLRNSVVADAADGPRFLLTHVEDIEERKRHELQLAHRASHDSLTGLPNSAELRSRLGSRLCRRPQSVRATAIEALDAAFEGREAHSGYPGPGHEVRVDAGGAGEHGFQPDGSDRFAGAEPFEYAGVPAGRPDGPYDHHVHTVAPAADVDDGTKGLAVLFCDLDGFKSINDRFGHHTGDAVLIEVARRLTTCVRDGDTVARLGGDEFVVLADGLGAADAADLAVRLRNAIIPPIRVDGRAVRVGASFGIGWASCGMSADEVLRSADQRMYIEKRSRSKAHRRAG from the coding sequence ATGGAGACCGAGTCGGAGCCGTACGTCCGTCTTGCGACCCTGCGGCAGCTGCACCGGGTGGTGGCCGATCTCAACACGGCCAGGAGCCTGGCGGACACTCTGCAGACCGTCGTGGACGGCATCGTCGTGGGCCTCGGTTACGAACTCGCCTGTGTCAACCTCGTACGCCCTGACGGGGATCTGGTCGTCGCCGCCTTCGCCGGCGACCCCGCCGCCGAGGCCCTCATCACCGGCCGGGTCGGCTCCCGGCCCTCCTGGGACCGCCGCCTGACGATGGGCGAGGACTGGGACGGGCTGCGCTTCATCCCGCACACCGAGGGCTGGGTCCTCATGGAGGACGACGTCCCCCAGTGGCACACCGAGGGCCCCGAACCGCGCTTCCGGGACGAGTGGCACCCCGAGGACCGGCTCTACGCCCCGATGTACGCGTCCGGCGGGGAACTCCTGGGTGTCATTTCGGTGGACAGACCGCGCAACGGGCGCCGCCCCGGGGCGTGGGGGCGCGAGGCGCTCCAGATGTACGCCTTCCAGGCGGCGATTGCGATCAGCAACGCACGGCTGCGCGCCAACATGCAGCGGGCCCTGGTCCGGCTGGAGCGCGAGCAGCAGGCGCTGCGCGCCAGCGAGGAGTCGTTCCGCCAGGCCTTCGAATACGCGCCCAGCGGCATGGCCATCGCCGAGATGGGCGGGGACCAGCACGGGCGGCTGCTGCGCACCAACGACGCCCTGTGCCGGCTGCTCGGCCGGCCCGCCTCCGTGCTGCGCCGCTACTCCTTCTCCGACCTGGTCCACCCCGAGGACATCGGCACCCTGCTGCGCACCTCCGCCGAGGGCGGCCGCGCCGAGCTGCGCCTGGGGCGGCGCGACGGGACGTACGTGTGGGTCTCGCTGCGCAACTCGGTCGTCGCGGACGCCGCCGACGGGCCGCGGTTCCTGCTCACCCACGTCGAGGACATCGAGGAGCGCAAGCGCCACGAGCTCCAGCTCGCCCACCGGGCCAGCCACGACTCGCTGACCGGCCTGCCCAACAGCGCCGAGCTCCGCTCCCGGCTCGGCTCCCGGCTGTGCCGGCGCCCGCAGTCGGTCCGGGCCACCGCGATCGAGGCCCTGGACGCCGCCTTCGAGGGGCGCGAGGCGCACAGCGGCTATCCGGGGCCGGGACACGAGGTGCGGGTGGACGCGGGCGGTGCGGGTGAGCACGGCTTCCAGCCCGACGGCTCCGACCGGTTCGCCGGCGCCGAGCCCTTCGAGTACGCGGGCGTGCCCGCGGGCCGGCCGGACGGGCCGTACGACCACCACGTGCACACGGTGGCGCCCGCGGCCGACGTCGACGACGGGACGAAGGGGCTCGCGGTGCTCTTCTGCGACCTCGACGGCTTCAAGTCGATCAACGACCGGTTCGGGCACCACACGGGCGACGCGGTCCTCATCGAGGTGGCCCGGCGGCTGACGACCTGCGTCAGGGACGGTGACACCGTCGCCCGGCTGGGTGGTGACGAATTCGTCGTCCTGGCCGACGGGCTGGGCGCCGCGGACGCCGCCGACCTCGCGGTCCGGCTGCGCAACGCGATCATCCCGCCGATCCGGGTGGACGGCCGCGCGGTGCGTGTGGGGGCCAGTTTCGGCATCGGATGGGCGAGCTGCGGGATGTCCGCGGACGAGGTGCTGCGCTCCGCCGACCAGCGGATGTACATCGAGAAGCGGTCGCGTTCCAAGGCGCACCGGCGGGCCGGCTGA
- a CDS encoding CBM35 domain-containing protein encodes MTTPANNGPHGGANKPEDDDPFGYLYADGQAAGATPPGQGGGYGYPGPAAGGHAGAQPGVPRTSHHQVRTVGDRRGGQRGPVPQQQGPGQPPYPAQYQAPEAIQAAGYGVPPQSQPPQHQTQTVSHAGGHGGSGGSGGSRKGLLIAAVAVVAAVAIGIGAALAFGGGGKEKEDKADGGQNPSTAPQNPSTPPPSNAPQQPQPELPRADFAGAGMSLTGGAALETTVPGAKSAGGQYVGGLNKQGAAATWSLDVPKAGSYKLKMTYGVPGKDASTTLTVNDEKQTRPINMKNFSKAAEGDWAKGWTNTYSIVQLKQGANTIRISCEAGNQCEVNLDQLWLEQG; translated from the coding sequence ATGACGACGCCCGCGAACAACGGCCCGCACGGTGGGGCGAACAAGCCCGAGGACGACGACCCGTTCGGCTATCTCTACGCGGACGGCCAGGCCGCCGGAGCCACCCCGCCCGGTCAGGGCGGCGGGTACGGCTACCCCGGCCCCGCGGCCGGCGGGCATGCGGGCGCACAGCCGGGCGTTCCGCGCACCTCGCACCACCAGGTGCGGACGGTCGGCGACCGCCGCGGCGGCCAGCGCGGCCCGGTTCCCCAGCAGCAGGGCCCCGGCCAGCCGCCCTACCCGGCCCAGTACCAGGCCCCCGAGGCCATCCAGGCCGCGGGCTACGGCGTACCGCCGCAGTCGCAGCCGCCGCAGCACCAGACCCAGACGGTCTCGCACGCGGGCGGGCACGGCGGCAGCGGCGGCAGCGGCGGCAGCCGCAAGGGGCTGCTCATCGCGGCCGTCGCGGTGGTCGCCGCGGTCGCGATCGGCATCGGCGCGGCCCTGGCCTTCGGCGGCGGCGGCAAGGAGAAGGAGGACAAGGCCGACGGCGGCCAGAACCCGTCCACCGCTCCGCAGAACCCGTCCACCCCGCCCCCGAGCAACGCCCCGCAGCAGCCGCAGCCCGAGCTGCCCAGGGCGGACTTCGCCGGTGCGGGCATGTCGCTGACGGGCGGCGCGGCCCTGGAGACCACGGTGCCGGGTGCCAAGAGCGCGGGCGGCCAGTACGTGGGCGGTCTGAACAAGCAGGGCGCGGCCGCGACGTGGTCGCTGGACGTGCCCAAGGCCGGCTCGTACAAGCTGAAGATGACCTACGGCGTGCCGGGCAAGGACGCGAGCACCACGCTGACCGTCAACGACGAGAAGCAGACCCGGCCGATCAACATGAAGAACTTCTCCAAGGCCGCCGAGGGCGACTGGGCGAAGGGCTGGACCAACACGTACTCGATCGTGCAGCTCAAGCAGGGCGCGAACACGATCAGGATCTCGTGCGAGGCCGGCAATCAGTGCGAGGTCAACCTCGACCAGCTCTGGCTCGAACAGGGCTGA
- a CDS encoding flavin reductase family protein yields MSQKTPAPTAPDPTPHAEGVSNDEFRAAMARLAAGVCLITAHETPLTADGPRGEDVGMTATAFLSVSLDPPLVLVSLREGSRMDDLLAEQPLWAVSVLADHQVQIAGRFAMKNRISDRLLFADLPYVRGEASGAPLLTGALATLECRTENRVAAGDHTLVVGRVLTAGLPSPDSPPLTYFRGKYRHLGR; encoded by the coding sequence GTGTCCCAGAAGACCCCCGCACCCACCGCACCCGACCCGACCCCGCATGCTGAGGGAGTGAGCAACGACGAGTTCCGGGCCGCCATGGCCCGGCTGGCGGCGGGCGTGTGCCTGATCACCGCGCACGAGACCCCGCTGACGGCCGACGGCCCGCGCGGCGAGGACGTCGGCATGACGGCCACCGCCTTCCTGTCCGTCTCCCTCGATCCGCCCCTGGTCCTCGTCAGCCTGCGCGAGGGTTCCCGGATGGACGACCTGCTGGCCGAGCAGCCGCTGTGGGCCGTCTCCGTCCTCGCCGACCACCAGGTCCAGATCGCCGGCCGCTTCGCCATGAAGAACCGCATCAGCGACCGGCTGCTCTTCGCCGACCTCCCGTACGTGCGCGGCGAGGCCTCCGGGGCCCCGCTGCTCACCGGCGCGCTGGCCACCCTCGAATGCCGTACGGAGAACCGCGTCGCGGCCGGCGACCACACCCTGGTCGTGGGCCGCGTCCTGACCGCGGGCCTGCCCTCCCCCGACTC